The following nucleotide sequence is from Capricornis sumatraensis isolate serow.1 chromosome 5, serow.2, whole genome shotgun sequence.
ATCACAATGTCCAGAGGGCAACTAACTGCAGAGGTCCAAGTATGCATAATCCCACTGCACGTTCCGGGCACACCTAGGAGGTATTCCGAGCAGCGGAGACGCAGCGAGAACCTTCATCTTATTAACCTATCTTGCTCGCGGCTCAGTCTCTATTAATTTACAGGGACTCCTGGGCCACAGCCAGGCAGGCGCACCTGGAAACCACTGGCAGGAAAAACGTTTTTTACGatcgaaacaaaacaaaatccgcAAAGACAAACCCGACTTCTCCAAAGCTTTTCCAACCTGGAGTGAGGACTAGCTGAACTCAGAGATAGAATTATCAGGATGTTTGAAAGCCCAGTTTCACCGAGTAAAGACCTGGAATACGTACGGCAAGTTAACGCAAAGGCCCGGGGCTGCACCCGACGTGGTAGGGCTGCAAAGACCGCCCGGACCGGCCCTGCTCCAGAGCGGCCCACGTTCTGGCTGATGAACAGGTCGGCGGCGCGGGGAGAGCAGCCCGCGTCCCGCCGTCGGGAGACGCCCGAGCGGCCGCTGGGTCCCGAAAAGGCCTGGGTCCCGGGCGACCGCAGACGGCCCCCGAGGAGTCCCGAGTCCGGGCTGGGGAATCCCTGGGGCGGGCGCGTTACCTGGAGCAAGTGCAGCTGGGCCACTAGGCGCCGCGGCAAGTGAAGGAAGCAGTCGCGCGTGTTGGTGAAGGCCACGGTCACGGCCGCCCCGCCAGCAGAACCCGCCAGCCGACCGCTGCCCCACATCCTCCGCAAGCGACGGCCCCGCCGGAGGCCCACCCCAGCGGACCCCGGCGGCCTGCGGACCGAGGGTGACCGGGCCAGATACGCTCGAtcggccccgcccccaggccccgcccctcgcgCCCGCCGCGCCTCGGGAGCTGGAGCGGCGAGCCAGCCCAATCCGGCTCGCCGGGCATTTCCGCCGCGCCGCCGGAGGGCGGCAGCTCGCTCGCCGCCTACTTGCTCACAGGAAACGATGGCCAACCCTGTGGCTCCTTCAGCCAATCTCGGCGCGCCTTGACCCATCCCTCTCTCTGACTGGGTAATCAGGAGGGCAACAGGCGGATGTTGTCGTCTCTGCGAGGGCCAAAGCCGGCAAGATGGCGTCGAGTGGAGGGCAAGTTGGGGGCGTATTCGATCACCACGTCCAAAGGGCTGTGTGTGACTCGAGAGCCAAGTATCGGGAGGGCCGACGGCCTCGCGCTGTGAAGGTAAAGTGATTTTGGTTTCATTCGTTGTCGTCGGTAGCTTTATGTGAGCTGTAGCTTCACACGCCCAGTTAATGTAAATGAAGTCTTGAAAGGCTGCGGTCACATCCATTTGCTGGAGATGAGTGTGAGGAACGCCGGTACCCAGGTAGCAGATACTCTCGCGGCCTCTTTAGTCAACTGTTGGAGCTCCGTGAAAACGGGGTATGTGTTTTAGTCGTATCTTCCGTGTTTACAGTAGTGAATATTTAACTCTTTCCTGTAACATTTACCGAGGCAGCTTCTGAAGACATGTCGATTGGAGGTAGTCTATTATGTGCTTTAGCTCGAAGCCCTCACATGTAGGGTGAATTATTGTTTCTACAAAGAGAAGggcagattaaaaagaaaaaaacaaaaaacaaaccttttCTGCAGACCTGAACAGAGTAGTTcttgttttcaggttttttttttttttctaatagtaaCAGGTTGTCCTAGGCTTGTTTGTGAAACACATTTAATGTGTGTGCATTTCTTTTAGGTCTATACAATCAATTTGGAGTCTTGGTACTTATTAATACAAGGAGTTCCTGCCGTGGGAGCAATGAAGGAATTAGTCGAGCGATTTGCTCTATATGGTGCAATTGAACAGTATAATGCTCTAGATGAATACCCAGCAGAAGACTTTACAGAAGTTTATCTTATTAAATTTCTCAGTTTACAAAGCGCAAGGTAATATACAAGTCGGGCAGTGTCTCATTTCCTCTGTTCCCATTGCTATCATTTTGGCCTCCCTCGTTCTTTCATGAATTACTCAGTAATCTAAcatggctttttatttttctccagtattcttaatgTGTTAGCTTTATCAAAAGTCTGTCCATTAGGTCATCCCCATGCGTACCCATTTTCTGTCTTGTAGGGTGGTAGATTAAAAACCGGGTTTGGACTAAGTTTTCAGGTTCCACTGCTTACTAACAtgatgaccttggacaagttatttaatccCATTAAACCTGTTTTCCTGTCCTATAAAATGtgtaaggatgaaatgagataatccatgtaGAGGGCTTAGCAGATGCCTCCTGCTCAGAATGCGGTAAACAACATTAGCTGTTAGGTTTCTTGTTATGCACCTATATGAATTgaccccatctttttttttttttcttctgtatagcaTATATCCTCTGCTGTAGTAAGGGAAATATGAAATGCCTTATCTTATATTCTTGTCACTAATATGCTTCAAGACCCATCCCTTCCCTGGCTATTACAATTCACATTTTCTGTGCTACAAATAGTACTGGGGTATATGGGTCATATATTGTTCTCCAGTTGCTCTTATGTATAATATCACTGCCCTAACCAACTTGCCAGCTCCTCATGGTTAGGGAAGTATATTTCCTTATTGTGTATTCATTCCACGAAGCTTTTGCATCTCCCACACCCCTTTTACAGTGTGACAtgtggatttgaatcctggctccacaAACCAAGGTGAGCTTGGACAAATAATCTCCCCATGCCTCAGAGTCATCATAGGGATGTTGAAAAGTGTGATTTCAACTGAAGCATTTAGGccactgcctggcacatggtaaaatCTCAGTGAATATTTCTTACCATTTACCTTGGACACAGAAGTACTTAATTTTGTAGTAATTCCTGGCCAGTCATAGATGTTTAGTAAGTATACATTAAATGAATACTATCCTCTCCTTTTCTCATTTACTgttatatatttgtgttttctccattattaaatgtttataattgtgatatttttattaatttattatcttTGAACCCCATTATAGGAACACATTGTGCTAAAAAGGCTAAGCTGGGCATGAGCTAATTCTCGAGGGCCTTTTAACACAGAATCTATTTCATGACCACAGATTGTGTACCTCAGGCCAACCAGCTGAATCTTATGTTGGTTAAAGGGAGTCTGGATATGTTTGGAAAACTATGAAGACTCTTGGGAGAGGGGAAAAAGGCTCTGAAAGAATATGCGGTGGATCAGTAGGGTCAATACCATTCACGTGCAGAGCATCGTAGCTCCCAAGCTATAGGATTTATGTATACAACAAAGTCTGGACTTTGCTTTTTAGATCAATGCATTGTATGCTAGTTAAGCTTTCACCCTAAGTAAACCATGGTATCGTGAATTTCTGCTTAGGATAGCCAAGAGAAAAATGGATGAGCAGAGTTTCTTTGGTGGCTTGCTTCATGTGTGCTATGCTCCAGAATTTGAAACAGttgaagaaaccagaaaaaaattacaagagaGGAATGCTTATGTAGCAAGAATGACTAAAAATAAAGGTATGTAAAGCCTGCTACTAAACACCTCCTATGTGTCAGCATTTTGCTGAGTTTACCCTCCTAGAGTTTTCCCAGTCTAGTGACTATAAGCTACGAAGTTTTTTCTTTACAGAATGTTatgtaatcttgcctgggaagggATAGATGTTATTTCATGGAAGATTCCTACAGGATGAGAATGGTGGCTGAGTTCTGAAGGGAAAGTAGACATTACCCAGAAAGGGAGAGGAACAGATGGAAAGATGGGCCAGAGGAATAAATGAGCGTCATGCATTTTAAGGGACTGTGAGTAATATAACCACAACACAGCAGCTTACATGTGAATCTGAGATAAAGGGGACAGTAAGTGAATCCTGAAAGGCCTGTGTCCATGCTGAGGAATTAAGGCTTTGACCAAAAGGCAGTGAGAAACAACTTCTGATGTGCAGACCAGTTTGCACTGCGAATCTAAAACTGAAAACAGTGGGAAAATTCCACTTTTGATCCACACCAGCTGGCCAGATGCCCCATGTTTCTAATCAAGTTGCCCTGGACACAAATTCCCAGTGCACGGAATGGAGTCACAGGATCTAGTTCATGGATTGTAGAATGAGAGGAGTCAGCACCGGACTATGATAGTGTGTGTGGTCTGAAATCTGAATAATTCTAGAGGCGCAAATTACCAGATTTTCACCCTTTGGTTAAAAAGACAAAGTGTCTAAAAAGCCGTTGACTATAATGAGTTTCTGACTGATTGGGTAAGGGGCACCTGGCAGTGTGGAGAGAGAAGTGGAAAACTTACCTGAAATTTTGGCAAGAGCTGTTGGGAGTCTTTGGTCATTCATAGGCCCTGAACTGTAATCTGGGTAAATGTGTAAATAACTGGTTCCAGGAAAACCTGTATGTGTGGCGAAAGAAATGATAAGATATGGACCCAGcatattgttttctttaaaaaccaCAAACACAAACTAGGCATAATACGTTCAAATAGTAAAAGTACTCTGAAGATATAAAGTTTTCTGTGTAATAACATGGAAAAACTCTCCAAGATGTAGAGTTAACTGGAAAGCAGATACAGAAAAGTGGGTATTATAGGAGAACAAGAGGGCTAAGTGGGAGGGGAAGAAGACTGGACAGATAACCTTTTTAGCTTTTAAACCATGTAAATACAGTACTTGTTCAAGAATAAATTTTTTAGGGTAGCATTAACAtcttaatgtttctttttaaaattacttgtttCTATGTGATGAAAACAGTAAATGAACCATTTCtgtttccctttccctcccttttAAATTGTAACATACAGACCATTACATGACAAAGAAGCATAAAGATGCAAAAGATTTTAGAGGGAACTTCCATTCAAAGACATCTGGATTTCCTGCAGCCTCTCTGAACACTTCTACTGGGAACTCAGATCTTTGTCTTCCTTATTCTCCTGAGTTGCCGTTGTGTTATTTCTCCCCAAAGTGTAAATGTTCATCAGGAGAATATGTAGACAGACCATCAAACTCCTCTCAGGATGGTAGAAACTTTGATGACACACTGGGGCATTGTGACCACTGTGACTCTCTCCAGAAAATGCAGATGAAAACTTTACAAAATTCATTGGCCCGTCATGGCGCACAGAAGGCTCTCGCTCCTTCAGAGGCAGTTGACAGGTTTATGCCTAGGACAACACAACTGCAGGAGCGGAAAAGAAGACGAGAAGATGACTGCAAACGTGAAACCCTTCTTGAAGCATGCACAAGTAGTAATGAGGTTATGATTGGCCCCCGGTTACCAGACATTCCTAAAGTGGACATGCATGATGATTCCTTGAATACAACAGTGAATTTAATTCGGAATAAACTCAAAGAGGTAagatagtttaaaaaagaaacttctaaGAGACAGTTTGGTTATAAGGACTACCAGCTAAGTGGAGAATTATTTGTAGGAACTTCAGTATTGtcctcttttttccatttttaatttttagatgttTTCCTACAATTCTATGTGGAAGTAACTGAATTTGACTTACAGATATGTATTTGTTTTGATACCTTTAAtcctttctttaaatatattttatgttactctaggtagaaaatataaaagcagtaGTTTCAGTCAGATTAGTCTATGAGAATGGAGCCCAGGCCCTCCCTTTTTAAACAAAACTATCCCTCTCCGGATAGTTTTAATATGAGCCAATGTGGAGAACTACTGCATTGAGgggaaattattataatttatttctcaagttcacaattacaaatttaaaaattcaaatgcttATTTTGCTTCTTTGATAATCCTAGAAGAAGGTGAGATTTCTGAAGATTAGGCCTGAAGGTCTGCATTTTAATTCTAATTTCGTAAGACCTATTGATAGATGGTCCTCCTTAAGTAgtagttttttaatgttatttacattatcattttccattttctaagCACAAATAAAAGTTAACATTTGAGATAGCTTTTGAAAGATACCTTACTGTGGGGCAAGCCTTTAGAAATCATTATCTGAAGGAGAAAGACCGTTCTCTTGTACTTGAACTCAGGTTCAGAAAGTGCTTTTCACATAGTGGTACATATATTTCACAAATGTGATTAAGAAAGGCTAAGGTAGATTATTTTATGTACCTTTTCTTAACATCAAAGTTATATCCAGTTAAGGACGaggaattattttataataataaaaactgagGGACACAGTTTCTGTGctgaaacttctttttttttttatgcttaaaCTTCTATAGCATTGTTTTCGCTTCTGCTGGTGCCCAGCCTGCAGGTGCagatagacacagacacacacatagttATCTTAGCCAGAGTTGACTGTGTTTTCAAGAAAAAAGTTAGGTCCAAATCCTAGATTTAGAAATTGcagaagaaaaaatactaaatacaGTTATGTCAGATTCtagtaattttccattttaagtgaAGACTATTGTGTGTGCTTTAACTTACATTGTCTACTTTGTTCTGATgtatttggtttcatttttcccTGAGAAATTGAGGATTCTAGcatttttgcttat
It contains:
- the RBM48 gene encoding RNA-binding protein 48, which encodes MASSGGQVGGVFDHHVQRAVCDSRAKYREGRRPRAVKVYTINLESWYLLIQGVPAVGAMKELVERFALYGAIEQYNALDEYPAEDFTEVYLIKFLSLQSARIAKRKMDEQSFFGGLLHVCYAPEFETVEETRKKLQERNAYVARMTKNKDHYMTKKHKDAKDFRGNFHSKTSGFPAASLNTSTGNSDLCLPYSPELPLCYFSPKCKCSSGEYVDRPSNSSQDGRNFDDTLGHCDHCDSLQKMQMKTLQNSLARHGAQKALAPSEAVDRFMPRTTQLQERKRRREDDCKRETLLEACTSSNEVMIGPRLPDIPKVDMHDDSLNTTVNLIRNKLKEVISSVPKPPEDKVEDVHRSRPLKQRRRI